Proteins found in one Acidobacteriota bacterium genomic segment:
- a CDS encoding class I SAM-dependent methyltransferase — protein sequence MNDPIQRFSTRVENYVKYRPGYPAGVLTMLEQECGLTAESIIADVGSGTGFSTALFLEHGNQVYGIEPNLEMRTAGEAYLAKYPKFVSLDARSEATTLPDQSVDFVVCAQSFHWLNREKTRPEFVRILKPDGWLVIIWNDRLMDTTPVLRAYEDALQKYSTDYSVVNHKRIEYATLAEFFGGDHFQVRHFENIQEFDYTGFIGRVLSSSYVPEPGHPNYEPLMQTLKTVFDEYNQDGKVNFEYDTQVFFGKLKS from the coding sequence ATGAATGATCCGATCCAGCGATTTTCCACCCGTGTTGAAAACTATGTGAAATATCGGCCTGGCTATCCGGCTGGGGTCCTGACGATGCTGGAACAGGAATGCGGACTTACCGCTGAGTCAATTATTGCCGACGTCGGCTCCGGCACCGGGTTTTCAACTGCCCTGTTCCTGGAGCATGGAAATCAGGTCTATGGCATTGAGCCTAACCTGGAAATGCGAACCGCAGGGGAAGCCTATCTGGCCAAATATCCTAAGTTTGTGAGTCTTGACGCCCGATCTGAAGCGACCACCCTGCCAGACCAGAGCGTTGATTTTGTGGTCTGTGCCCAATCCTTCCACTGGTTGAACCGTGAAAAGACCCGACCGGAATTTGTGCGGATTCTCAAACCCGATGGCTGGCTGGTGATCATTTGGAATGACCGATTGATGGACACAACCCCTGTCCTTCGGGCTTATGAAGATGCACTGCAGAAATACTCGACTGATTATTCAGTGGTGAATCACAAGCGAATTGAATATGCGACGCTAGCTGAGTTTTTTGGTGGCGACCATTTTCAGGTGCGGCATTTTGAGAATATCCAGGAGTTTGACTATACCGGTTTCATTGGCCGGGTGCTGTCATCATCCTATGTGCCCGAACCCGGCCATCCAAACTATGAGCCGCTCATGCAAACCCTGAAGACGGTGTTTGATGAATATAATCAAGATGGAAAGGTCAACTTTGAATATGACACGCAGGTGTTTTTTGGAAAATTGAAATCATGA
- a CDS encoding ERAP1-like C-terminal domain-containing protein, whose amino-acid sequence MLTSIFATLLMSFLPFGPQSSEKPAAPQPGVPLELAQWRASHHHKIQYLLTLNLTPNSEKLTGTEEILLTLDKEVSELVLDWRPQTFADQSLAKVWNIEVNDQPVSDARFENEHLIIPKIYLKSGINRVSFKFESPVKRSGSAVTRYVDQQDNSEYIYTLFVPSDASTVFPCFDQPDLKARFILELNVPEDWNVVSNTDVAWSKVENESNQLRVRFHKTEPISTYLFAFAAGPFEILRDSKVEDPTRLFVRKSKMARARQDADEVLRLNREAMLYFERYFKYRFPFSKYDLVLIPEFPYGGMEHAGATFLRENAILFLSTPSGNDLVGRAQLIFHETAHQWFGDLVTMKWFDDLWLKEGFANFMAAKATEKILPQYNAWNAFHAAKTNAYRTDITPGTTPIYQVIPNLSAAKSAYGNIVYNKAPSVLRQAEFYLGAKTFQTAVQRFVKQHAFANAEWKDLVTSFEQASKRELDTWADAWVKRRGLANIRAGWELDQHQRIRNFTLTQENALGEAGVWPMRLQILAHWSDDKTKTLAVVLDGAKTVVPEFNGLPAPLFVYANAGDYGYGRFLLDLHSRKSLLTEFQHVEDPFLRSLLWGALWDAVLDADLAPLDYLNLVLTNLPVEQDEVTISALLGRTFTLCEKYLSPAQRQQVAEPVEKMLAQGMLNHSHKGTRILFFRAFTWLAVSPSAQAKLIDLLNEKVSIPEIKLSSSDRFDIVARLIQRNHPDAATWFARQSQLDKTDDGRRATFAVKAVSPTVETKQQYFEAYFKDQSLPESWIEDSLSFFNVPDQAELTQSFLKMALTEIPNLKKKRKIFFINRWLGAFIGGQTSGSALNVVETFLAETQLEPDLKLKVLEFRDGLERCVKIREKYARPE is encoded by the coding sequence ATGCTCACATCCATCTTCGCCACCTTGCTCATGTCATTTCTTCCATTTGGCCCTCAATCAAGTGAAAAACCTGCTGCTCCACAACCAGGAGTTCCACTTGAACTAGCTCAATGGCGCGCATCCCACCACCACAAAATTCAATATTTACTGACGCTGAACCTGACACCAAACTCGGAAAAACTCACTGGTACTGAAGAAATTCTGCTCACATTGGACAAAGAGGTTTCTGAACTGGTACTGGACTGGCGACCACAAACATTTGCCGACCAGAGTCTCGCCAAAGTCTGGAATATTGAGGTCAACGACCAGCCTGTCTCCGATGCCCGATTTGAAAACGAACATCTCATCATTCCGAAGATTTACCTGAAATCTGGCATCAATCGGGTGTCGTTCAAGTTTGAATCGCCTGTGAAACGATCCGGGTCAGCCGTGACGCGCTACGTTGATCAACAGGATAATTCAGAATATATCTACACGTTGTTTGTCCCATCTGATGCCAGCACCGTGTTTCCCTGTTTTGATCAACCCGATTTGAAAGCCCGGTTTATTCTCGAACTCAATGTTCCGGAAGACTGGAATGTTGTTTCCAACACCGACGTGGCCTGGTCCAAAGTGGAAAATGAATCAAACCAGTTGCGCGTCCGGTTTCATAAAACCGAACCCATCAGTACCTATCTGTTTGCGTTTGCCGCCGGCCCATTTGAGATTTTGCGGGATTCCAAAGTCGAAGATCCAACCCGCCTGTTTGTCAGGAAGTCCAAAATGGCCCGTGCCCGCCAGGATGCTGACGAAGTGTTGCGTCTCAATCGCGAAGCAATGCTGTACTTTGAGCGCTACTTTAAATACCGGTTTCCCTTTTCCAAATATGACCTGGTCCTGATTCCTGAATTTCCCTATGGCGGGATGGAGCACGCCGGAGCGACGTTCCTGCGGGAAAATGCGATTCTGTTTCTCTCAACGCCCAGCGGAAATGACCTGGTGGGCCGGGCGCAACTGATCTTTCATGAAACCGCCCATCAGTGGTTTGGTGACCTGGTCACGATGAAATGGTTTGATGATTTGTGGCTCAAAGAAGGCTTTGCCAACTTTATGGCTGCCAAGGCCACCGAAAAAATCCTGCCGCAATACAATGCCTGGAATGCCTTTCACGCCGCCAAAACCAATGCTTACCGAACGGACATCACGCCCGGCACCACGCCAATTTATCAGGTCATCCCTAACCTTTCGGCGGCGAAATCAGCCTATGGAAATATTGTCTACAACAAGGCCCCAAGTGTACTGCGCCAGGCCGAGTTTTATCTGGGAGCGAAAACCTTTCAAACGGCGGTTCAACGATTTGTCAAACAGCATGCTTTCGCCAATGCGGAATGGAAAGACCTTGTCACATCATTTGAACAGGCTTCAAAACGCGAACTCGACACCTGGGCTGATGCCTGGGTAAAACGCCGGGGTTTGGCCAATATCCGCGCCGGATGGGAGCTTGATCAACACCAACGGATCCGTAATTTTACACTCACACAGGAAAATGCGCTGGGCGAGGCCGGTGTGTGGCCAATGCGCCTTCAAATCCTGGCCCACTGGAGTGACGATAAGACCAAAACCCTGGCTGTCGTGTTAGATGGCGCTAAAACAGTTGTTCCGGAGTTCAATGGGTTGCCGGCGCCGCTTTTTGTGTATGCCAATGCTGGTGATTATGGCTATGGCCGGTTTTTGCTCGATTTGCACAGTCGAAAATCGCTTCTGACCGAGTTTCAGCACGTTGAAGACCCATTTTTACGGTCACTGCTCTGGGGAGCGCTCTGGGATGCGGTTTTGGATGCTGACCTGGCACCGCTCGACTATCTAAACCTGGTTCTGACCAATCTGCCCGTTGAACAGGATGAAGTGACCATTTCAGCCTTGCTTGGGCGGACATTTACCCTCTGTGAAAAATACCTGTCTCCCGCCCAACGCCAGCAGGTAGCCGAACCGGTTGAAAAAATGCTGGCACAAGGCATGCTCAATCATTCGCACAAAGGGACGCGGATATTATTTTTCCGGGCATTTACCTGGCTGGCGGTGAGCCCGTCGGCCCAGGCGAAACTGATTGATTTGCTCAATGAAAAGGTTTCAATCCCCGAAATCAAGCTCAGTTCCAGTGACCGGTTTGATATCGTGGCCAGGCTTATCCAACGCAATCACCCTGACGCTGCAACCTGGTTTGCCAGACAAAGCCAGCTTGATAAAACAGATGATGGCCGACGGGCGACGTTTGCGGTCAAAGCTGTCAGTCCAACGGTTGAAACGAAACAGCAGTATTTTGAAGCTTATTTCAAAGATCAGTCACTTCCGGAAAGCTGGATCGAAGACAGCCTGTCATTTTTTAATGTCCCCGATCAGGCCGAACTCACCCAGTCTTTTTTGAAGATGGCGTTGACTGAAATTCCAAATCTGAAAAAGAAGCGCAAAATTTTCTTTATCAATCGCTGGCTGGGAGCATTTATCGGAGGCCAGACCAGTGGTTCGGCGTTAAACGTGGTTGAAACATTCCTGGCTGAGACCCAATTGGAGCCGGATCTGAAACTCAAAGTCCTTGAATTTCGGGATGGACTGGAACGATGCGTGAAAATCCGGGAAAAATATGCTCGCCCCGAGTAA
- a CDS encoding DUF2807 domain-containing protein — translation MKRVFPTILLVLFLAIWAVSMAIGPRLKGSGTTKAEPRAVATFNKIELRGAFDVKVICQRDQSIDIQADDNLLPFIYSEVDGSTLKIGTRQKFSTRTPIQITITVPNLEALSLAGSGDVEVIEVNNQQLAINLAGSGDVRLSGTTKAVNLSLAGSGDIDAQELFSDSAKVSVAGSGNVVVNAEKDLETRIAGSGDVTYFGNPTNVVKKVAGSGSIHHGSSEN, via the coding sequence ATGAAACGTGTATTCCCGACAATTCTTCTGGTGTTGTTTTTGGCCATTTGGGCCGTCTCCATGGCCATTGGTCCCCGGCTGAAGGGCAGCGGAACAACCAAAGCCGAGCCCCGCGCGGTGGCAACGTTTAATAAAATCGAATTACGCGGCGCCTTTGACGTCAAAGTTATTTGTCAGCGTGACCAGAGCATTGATATTCAAGCCGATGATAACCTGCTCCCGTTTATTTATTCCGAAGTTGACGGCTCAACCCTCAAGATCGGCACCCGCCAGAAGTTTTCAACGCGCACTCCAATTCAAATCACCATCACCGTTCCAAATCTCGAAGCCCTCTCTCTGGCTGGCTCCGGCGATGTTGAAGTCATCGAAGTCAACAACCAGCAACTTGCCATCAATCTGGCTGGTTCCGGTGATGTCAGACTGTCTGGGACAACCAAGGCCGTGAACCTGTCATTAGCTGGTTCAGGCGATATTGACGCCCAGGAATTATTTTCAGACAGCGCGAAGGTGTCAGTCGCCGGCTCAGGAAATGTGGTCGTCAATGCGGAAAAAGACCTTGAGACGCGCATCGCGGGTTCAGGTGATGTGACCTACTTTGGCAACCCAACCAACGTGGTCAAGAAAGTTGCCGGTTCTGGCAGCATCCATCACGGATCAAGCGAAAACTAA
- a CDS encoding class I SAM-dependent methyltransferase — protein MRKFRASLQTSDTLNERCLGQPTRGKTAPNRLRQTDVFLAIAFPGIIQTWNCRYVDLGYGESPITTLETWERLKKINPGIQVLGVEIDPNRVADAQPFAQENLEFRLGGFNLPVAPDEMVNVIRVFNVLRQYEEDAVGLALRALGQSLVPGGLILEGTCDPTGRFMAFQLFQKRNSDDLDHIGLVFAPRLRGEFYPRQLQSILPKSLIHHAEPGGTVDQFFSCWHICWQTARAQLPGHTQQQIFAQAALRLRDMYGYHLDQRLTLLKRGFLVLSPRHF, from the coding sequence ATGCGTAAATTCCGAGCGTCCCTTCAAACTTCAGACACACTCAATGAGCGGTGCCTCGGCCAGCCGACGCGAGGAAAAACCGCACCCAATCGGTTGCGGCAGACAGACGTCTTTCTGGCGATTGCTTTTCCTGGAATCATCCAAACCTGGAACTGCCGCTATGTTGATCTTGGCTATGGTGAATCACCAATTACGACCCTTGAAACCTGGGAACGCCTGAAAAAAATCAATCCTGGGATTCAGGTTCTAGGGGTCGAAATTGACCCTAATCGGGTGGCGGATGCCCAGCCTTTCGCCCAGGAAAATCTGGAATTTCGTCTCGGAGGCTTTAACCTGCCGGTGGCACCAGATGAAATGGTCAATGTCATCCGGGTTTTTAATGTCCTTCGCCAGTATGAAGAAGACGCCGTTGGTCTGGCGCTCCGGGCACTTGGCCAGTCACTGGTGCCAGGAGGGCTCATCCTTGAAGGAACCTGTGACCCAACCGGACGATTTATGGCATTCCAGCTCTTCCAGAAACGTAACTCTGATGACCTTGACCACATCGGTCTGGTGTTTGCCCCCCGGCTACGCGGTGAATTTTATCCGCGCCAGTTGCAATCGATTCTACCCAAGAGCCTGATTCATCATGCTGAACCCGGAGGCACAGTTGACCAATTCTTTTCGTGCTGGCATATCTGCTGGCAGACCGCACGCGCCCAGCTTCCTGGACACACTCAACAACAGATTTTTGCCCAGGCGGCCCTGAGATTAAGAGATATGTACGGTTATCACCTTGATCAACGGCTCACGCTGCTCAAACGTGGGTTTCTGGTACTTTCCCCAAGGCACTTTTAA
- a CDS encoding aspartate/glutamate racemase family protein, with protein sequence MKTIGLIGGMSWESTALYYKLINQGVATQLGGLHSAKILLYSVDFAEIEALQREGNWDVAGQLLAQAAQKLATGGADFIVLCTNTMHKVGNWIETASSLPLLHIADATAERLLADGICRVGLLGTRYTMEQDFYRGRLADRYGLEVLVPAQPDRDIIHRVIYDELCHGIIRPESKAEYCRIIQTLIDQGAQGIIFGCTEIGMLVTASDVATSVYDTTQIHAEQAVYLALEE encoded by the coding sequence ATGAAAACAATCGGCTTAATCGGCGGGATGAGTTGGGAATCAACCGCGCTGTACTACAAATTGATCAATCAGGGCGTGGCAACACAATTGGGTGGCCTGCATTCGGCGAAAATCCTGCTCTATAGCGTTGATTTTGCGGAGATTGAAGCACTTCAACGAGAAGGAAACTGGGATGTAGCCGGTCAATTGCTGGCTCAGGCGGCTCAAAAGTTAGCAACCGGCGGCGCCGATTTTATTGTGTTGTGTACCAACACCATGCACAAAGTTGGCAACTGGATTGAAACGGCATCCAGCCTGCCACTGCTCCACATTGCCGATGCCACCGCCGAACGATTGTTGGCGGATGGAATTTGCCGCGTAGGTCTGCTCGGAACACGCTACACCATGGAGCAGGATTTTTATCGCGGGCGACTCGCAGACCGATATGGCCTTGAAGTCCTGGTCCCAGCCCAACCCGACCGTGACATTATTCACCGTGTGATTTATGACGAATTGTGTCACGGAATCATCCGGCCCGAATCAAAAGCTGAATATTGTCGCATCATCCAGACATTGATTGATCAGGGTGCGCAAGGAATTATCTTCGGCTGCACTGAAATTGGAATGCTGGTAACCGCTTCGGATGTGGCAACCAGCGTTTATGACACAACCCAAATTCATGCTGAACAGGCTGTCTACCTCGCACTGGAAGAATGA
- a CDS encoding glucose 1-dehydrogenase, with amino-acid sequence MGKQFLDKVVLVTGGGSGIGRATALAFAHAGAQVVISDVSVGGGEETVRLIQEADGKASFLKADVSVVAEVQALIEKIVADFGRLDIAFNNAGIPGDLGKTAECSIENWERVVAVDLNGVFYCAKFELQQMLKQGEGIIVNMASVAGLVGTPFGAPAYVASKHGVVGLTRSMALEYARSNIRVNAVCPAFTDTPILDPLRAFDPTMVERFADRQPLGRLGKPEEVASVVLWLCSPAASFITGAAIPIDGGTTAN; translated from the coding sequence ATGGGGAAGCAATTTTTGGATAAAGTTGTGCTGGTGACTGGTGGTGGCTCCGGGATTGGTCGAGCCACCGCGCTCGCCTTTGCCCACGCTGGCGCTCAGGTTGTGATTTCTGATGTGTCAGTCGGAGGCGGGGAAGAAACTGTAAGGTTGATTCAGGAAGCCGACGGGAAAGCCAGTTTTCTCAAGGCGGATGTGTCAGTGGTGGCCGAAGTTCAGGCGCTGATTGAGAAAATCGTTGCCGACTTTGGACGACTCGATATTGCCTTTAACAATGCCGGAATTCCGGGTGATTTAGGAAAAACGGCTGAGTGTTCGATTGAAAACTGGGAACGCGTGGTGGCGGTTGATTTAAACGGCGTCTTTTACTGTGCCAAGTTTGAATTGCAGCAAATGCTCAAACAGGGTGAAGGCATCATTGTGAATATGGCTTCGGTCGCTGGGCTGGTCGGAACGCCATTTGGAGCGCCCGCCTACGTTGCCAGCAAACACGGCGTGGTTGGGTTAACCCGATCAATGGCGCTGGAATATGCCCGGTCCAATATCCGGGTCAACGCGGTTTGCCCCGCGTTTACTGATACTCCAATCTTGGATCCGCTCCGCGCCTTTGACCCAACTATGGTGGAACGTTTTGCCGACCGCCAGCCGCTGGGCCGGCTTGGAAAACCCGAAGAAGTTGCTTCGGTCGTGTTGTGGTTGTGTTCACCCGCCGCCAGTTTCATCACCGGTGCGGCAATCCCAATTGATGGTGGAACGACAGCCAATTAA
- a CDS encoding class I SAM-dependent methyltransferase, whose amino-acid sequence METKPHWEKIYHTKAPDQVSWYQVCPELSLKLIQQTGVNSSASIIDVGGGASTLVDFLLQNGFANLAVLDLSATALETSKHRLGELARQVTWIEADITQAHLPNQGYDVWHDRAVFHFLTQAEDRQRYVEQVKHSVKPDGFVIVATFGPEGPLRCSGLEIVRYSPDALHSEFGSDFQLLESRQETHQTPFGSEQQFIYCFCRRTG is encoded by the coding sequence GTGGAAACCAAGCCTCACTGGGAAAAGATCTATCACACCAAAGCTCCAGATCAGGTGAGTTGGTATCAGGTATGTCCCGAACTCTCGCTCAAATTGATCCAGCAAACCGGGGTCAACTCCAGTGCCAGCATCATTGATGTTGGTGGTGGTGCTTCGACTCTGGTTGATTTCCTGCTCCAAAACGGGTTTGCCAACCTGGCGGTCCTTGATCTTTCAGCGACAGCCCTTGAGACGTCAAAGCACCGGCTTGGAGAACTGGCCCGTCAGGTCACCTGGATCGAAGCCGATATCACCCAGGCTCACCTTCCAAACCAGGGCTACGATGTCTGGCACGACCGGGCCGTGTTTCATTTCCTGACACAGGCCGAAGACCGGCAGCGGTACGTTGAACAGGTCAAACACAGCGTCAAACCTGATGGGTTTGTCATTGTGGCGACCTTTGGCCCGGAAGGGCCCTTGCGATGTAGTGGGCTTGAGATTGTTCGCTATAGCCCCGATGCCCTCCACAGCGAGTTCGGCTCTGATTTTCAACTGCTGGAAAGCCGTCAGGAAACCCACCAAACACCGTTTGGTTCCGAACAACAGTTCATCTATTGCTTTTGCCGACGCACTGGATAA
- a CDS encoding TetR/AcrR family transcriptional regulator — protein sequence MKRGPEKQFCPTEALQKAMEVFLARGYQGASLSELLDQMGIGRKSLYDTFGNKHELFLKTLELYSQTAIKEMQDQLAAPGSPKANIEAVLLKWQDANSQPDSKGCLIGNNLADFCTEDEGMAHVLSKHLTQLENAFTDAVARAQTAGEVPADIPPGDLARLLVCLGQGVALMGRVTTDQTHFKGVFEAILTLLRPA from the coding sequence ATGAAACGTGGACCTGAGAAACAATTTTGCCCAACCGAGGCGCTCCAGAAAGCGATGGAAGTTTTTCTGGCTCGCGGCTACCAGGGGGCGAGTTTGTCAGAATTACTCGACCAGATGGGGATTGGGCGCAAAAGTCTCTATGACACGTTTGGTAATAAACACGAGCTTTTTTTGAAAACATTGGAGCTTTATTCCCAGACCGCCATCAAGGAAATGCAAGATCAACTGGCGGCACCCGGCTCACCCAAAGCCAATATCGAAGCGGTCCTGCTCAAGTGGCAGGATGCCAACTCCCAACCTGACAGCAAAGGCTGTCTAATTGGCAACAACCTCGCTGATTTTTGTACTGAAGATGAAGGAATGGCCCACGTTTTGAGCAAACACCTGACCCAACTTGAAAATGCGTTTACCGATGCGGTGGCCCGAGCCCAGACGGCAGGTGAAGTCCCAGCCGACATCCCGCCCGGCGACCTTGCCCGATTGCTGGTCTGTCTTGGCCAGGGAGTTGCACTGATGGGGCGTGTCACCACCGATCAAACCCATTTCAAAGGCGTGTTTGAGGCAATTTTGACGCTGCTCCGGCCAGCCTGA
- a CDS encoding RNA-binding transcriptional accessory protein yields MNISQLIADELSLTITQIQNVLALFAEGGTVPFIARYRKERTGELNEIVLRDIQDRYEYLTELEDRKKTILDSITEQGKLTDELRQQIESCLNKTELEDLYLPYRPKRRTRATIARENGLEPLAMLIKDHNQPGAPEIALELEALKFISEDGNIKTIVEALRGASDILAEEVSEKAELRAHLRNYFLNDSVVVAQIKEEFPLGTTKFEMYRDYRVPVKDIAPHNMLALRRGENEGVLTFNFEFDDAHVQQYLEHQELHTDAVQLRKFYQELLADAFDRLMKTSLLGEVRLEKKKYSDVISIQNFEANFRELLLSSPAGMKPTLGVDPGFRTGCKVAAIDETGKFVGYETVFPHQSENERARAADTLRKMIKRYNISLIAIGNGTAGRETDAFVTEVIKELDTRPIKVMVNESGASIYSASQVAIDEFPDMDLTVRGAISIARRLQDPLAELVKIDPKSIGVGQYQHDVDQKLLKKKLEETVESCVNFVGVDLNTASKELLSYVAGINSSVAKNIVSFRDEHGAFRSRQELMKVPKFGPKTFEQASGFLRIRDGVNPLDNSAVHPESYPIVERIAADLNVPLTDITRIPDQIQNLDIRKYVTAEVGEPTLADIKNELLKPGRDPRAEFRYATFNEEIKEITDLSPGMILEGTITNVTNFGAFVDIGVHQDGLVHISQMSAKFVDDTTKVAKVGQIVKVRVVEVNVPLKRISLSMRLNEPTAAKPKVPAAAPQARPQTTGKSKPVPAAQPAKKHATIDDLMAKFNRNRG; encoded by the coding sequence ATGAACATTTCTCAACTGATTGCTGATGAACTTTCGCTTACAATTACTCAAATTCAGAATGTTTTAGCGCTGTTTGCCGAAGGCGGTACTGTTCCGTTTATCGCCCGCTACCGCAAGGAACGGACTGGCGAACTCAACGAAATCGTTCTGCGCGACATTCAGGACCGCTATGAGTACCTGACCGAACTCGAAGACCGGAAGAAAACGATCCTTGATTCAATTACTGAACAAGGGAAGCTGACCGATGAACTCCGCCAGCAAATCGAATCGTGTCTCAACAAAACCGAGTTGGAAGACCTCTACCTGCCCTATCGTCCAAAACGCCGAACTCGGGCGACGATTGCCCGCGAAAATGGCCTCGAACCGCTGGCCATGCTCATCAAGGACCACAACCAGCCTGGCGCACCGGAAATTGCCCTCGAACTCGAAGCCCTCAAGTTTATTTCCGAAGATGGCAATATTAAGACGATTGTTGAAGCGCTACGGGGCGCCTCGGATATTTTGGCGGAGGAAGTTTCGGAAAAAGCCGAACTCCGCGCCCATTTGCGCAACTATTTTCTCAACGATTCAGTTGTGGTGGCGCAAATCAAGGAAGAGTTTCCCCTGGGTACAACCAAATTTGAGATGTATCGCGACTACCGCGTACCAGTAAAAGACATTGCGCCGCACAATATGCTGGCGCTCCGCCGGGGCGAAAACGAAGGCGTGTTGACGTTCAACTTCGAGTTTGACGATGCCCATGTTCAACAATACCTCGAACACCAGGAACTCCACACCGATGCGGTGCAACTGCGCAAGTTCTATCAGGAACTGCTGGCCGATGCGTTTGACCGGCTGATGAAAACATCGCTTTTGGGTGAAGTGCGACTCGAAAAGAAAAAATATTCAGATGTGATTTCGATTCAGAACTTCGAAGCGAATTTCCGCGAACTCCTGCTTTCAAGCCCCGCCGGGATGAAGCCGACGCTTGGGGTGGATCCTGGGTTCCGAACTGGCTGTAAAGTCGCGGCGATTGATGAAACTGGAAAGTTTGTCGGGTATGAAACGGTCTTTCCGCATCAGTCGGAAAACGAACGGGCGCGGGCGGCTGATACATTGCGCAAGATGATCAAGCGCTATAACATCAGTTTGATTGCGATTGGCAATGGGACGGCTGGCCGCGAAACCGATGCCTTTGTCACCGAAGTCATCAAAGAACTCGATACCCGACCCATCAAGGTGATGGTCAACGAATCAGGCGCTTCGATTTATTCAGCGAGTCAGGTGGCGATTGATGAATTTCCCGACATGGATTTGACCGTTCGCGGCGCCATCAGCATTGCCCGTCGGTTGCAGGATCCACTGGCGGAGCTGGTCAAAATTGATCCGAAATCCATCGGTGTCGGCCAGTATCAGCACGACGTGGATCAGAAATTGCTCAAGAAAAAGCTGGAAGAGACCGTTGAAAGCTGCGTGAACTTCGTTGGTGTTGATCTCAACACGGCTTCGAAGGAATTGCTCAGCTATGTGGCGGGGATCAATTCGTCGGTTGCCAAAAACATTGTCAGCTTCCGCGATGAACACGGTGCTTTCCGCAGTCGTCAGGAGCTGATGAAAGTGCCGAAGTTTGGCCCGAAAACGTTTGAACAGGCATCGGGCTTTTTGCGGATTCGTGACGGGGTAAACCCGCTCGATAATTCAGCGGTTCACCCGGAAAGCTACCCGATTGTCGAGCGGATTGCGGCTGATTTGAACGTGCCATTGACGGACATTACCCGGATTCCGGATCAGATTCAAAATCTGGATATCCGCAAGTACGTCACCGCTGAGGTTGGCGAACCCACACTGGCGGACATTAAAAATGAATTATTGAAACCAGGGCGTGACCCACGGGCGGAATTCCGGTACGCGACCTTCAACGAGGAAATCAAGGAAATCACGGATCTGTCGCCAGGGATGATCCTCGAAGGCACCATCACCAACGTGACCAATTTCGGAGCGTTTGTGGACATCGGTGTTCATCAGGACGGGCTGGTCCATATTTCACAGATGTCGGCCAAATTTGTGGATGACACCACCAAAGTCGCCAAAGTTGGCCAGATTGTGAAAGTGCGGGTGGTTGAGGTCAACGTTCCGCTCAAACGCATCAGCTTATCAATGCGGCTCAATGAACCGACGGCTGCCAAACCCAAGGTCCCAGCCGCCGCACCACAGGCCAGGCCGCAGACAACCGGAAAATCGAAACCGGTGCCGGCGGCCCAGCCAGCCAAAAAGCATGCCACAATTGATGACCTGATGGCCAAATTCAATCGCAATCGAGGGTGA
- a CDS encoding DUF2202 domain-containing protein yields MKKVIFFSILVACILIVCGLRSKAQTPVTAEQPIREALISAIDDERQAQAYYAAVLAKFGQVRPYTQLVKAEARHEEILVRYCEQNGIEVPANQWATPTMPLPATLEEVRQQSLAREVKNVEMYDEFLKTIKTPALVTIFENLRSASLDHHIPALKGERMGKGRGTGRSAQTCPLSGDQNCCAARKCK; encoded by the coding sequence ATGAAGAAGGTTATTTTTTTCTCAATCCTTGTCGCCTGCATATTGATCGTGTGCGGGCTCAGATCTAAAGCCCAGACACCAGTCACAGCAGAGCAACCAATCCGTGAAGCGCTTATTTCAGCAATTGACGATGAACGCCAGGCCCAGGCGTATTATGCGGCTGTACTTGCGAAATTTGGTCAGGTTCGACCCTACACCCAGCTTGTGAAAGCCGAAGCTCGTCACGAAGAAATTCTGGTCCGGTACTGTGAACAAAACGGCATTGAAGTTCCGGCCAACCAGTGGGCCACACCCACAATGCCGCTTCCAGCAACACTTGAAGAGGTTCGTCAGCAAAGCCTGGCTCGCGAAGTCAAAAATGTCGAAATGTATGACGAATTTCTGAAAACCATCAAAACACCGGCTCTGGTCACGATTTTCGAGAATTTGCGAAGTGCATCGCTCGATCATCATATTCCGGCCTTGAAAGGTGAACGCATGGGGAAAGGCCGTGGCACGGGTCGAAGTGCTCAAACCTGTCCACTCTCAGGAGATCAAAATTGTTGTGCTGCCAGAAAGTGCAAATGA